Proteins encoded in a region of the Isosphaeraceae bacterium EP7 genome:
- a CDS encoding YbaK/EbsC family protein, translating into MFIREYLTTQHVRFEILLHRPVASATRLAHSVHVPGRSVVKVVVICAGERMVLAVLPSTHRVDLGLLGTHLGETARLATPDELADLFADCEPGALPPFGRLYGLETVVDRSLSGGPVIVFEANTRFEGVRMRYEDYEAIERPTLAAFASAIDPKRPTAAERKAG; encoded by the coding sequence ATGTTCATCCGCGAATACTTGACGACCCAGCACGTCCGCTTTGAAATTCTCCTCCACCGGCCGGTCGCATCAGCGACTCGACTGGCGCACAGCGTCCATGTCCCGGGGCGGAGTGTGGTTAAGGTGGTGGTCATCTGCGCAGGAGAGCGGATGGTCCTGGCCGTCTTGCCATCGACGCATCGTGTCGACCTGGGCCTTCTTGGAACTCATCTCGGGGAGACGGCTCGACTCGCGACTCCTGATGAGCTCGCCGACTTGTTCGCGGACTGCGAGCCAGGGGCGCTTCCCCCCTTCGGCCGGCTCTACGGGCTCGAGACTGTGGTGGATCGAAGCTTGTCCGGCGGCCCAGTGATCGTCTTCGAGGCCAACACACGTTTCGAAGGGGTCCGGATGCGCTACGAGGATTACGAAGCGATCGAGCGGCCGACGCTCGCAGCGTTCGCCTCGGCGATTGACCCCAAGCGTCCAACGGCCGCTGAGCGTAAGGCCGGCTGA
- a CDS encoding proline dehydrogenase family protein encodes MAIATGSRGDSPSAITPVEIEARVREIGRDLFRRIGRGATPFQRAWWDDKFMGLTMGDPAVKVQLFRFIDALPALKDATSVRRHLREFLDEAGAKVPSWMNVAVDLAPEGSMRAELLAATATWAATNMARRFIAGSDPREALQTVLRLRQRGIGFTADLLGEAVISEAEADIYQQSCLSLISGLVGSLDDEPERPGIDRGFDGPVPRVNLSIKLTSLTTDFDALHAEATAAAVCGRLRPILREAQRLGAYVHVDMEQYAHKDLTLEIFRRVLSEPEFLNWPDVGIVAQAYLAETFDDLKGLRDWAEARGTPVTIRLVKGAYWDYEVIHAQEAGWPVPVYTEKWQSDANFERCSRFLMENSRVLRPALASHNVRSLAAGLAVAESLGVPKNAYELQVLHGMGEPIARALVASEYRVRVYTPYGAILPGMAYLVRRLLENTSNESFLKASFVDRREVDDLLRNPEEVGTMLGIRRRTKATPAVVIQAPFCNEPLTDFTRRPAREAMLAALKRVEGALGRTYPLRLDGNEIRSTGTLDSTDPGRSSRLVGRFAMATADHASLAVRIAREAAPGWAATPASDRAAVLMRAAVILRERKFDLAAWEVYECAKPWREADGDVAEAIDFCEFYAREMLRLAQPVVRDVPGETNRIEVIPRGVAVVIPPWNFPLAIPCGMTVAALVAGNPVILKPAEQSPTIAWHLAEILGEAGLPPGVLQFLPGEGEDIGRALVEDPGVDLIAFTGSVKVGLEINRSAAQSRPGMDHVKRVIAEMGGKNAIIIDDDADLDEAVLGVVRSAFGYSGQKCSACSRVIVLDRIYEAFVVRLAEAARAVVIGQAEDPETVVGPLIDAEAADRIRMYSGLAETEGRVVARGNPGPLVQHGHFVAPIVVADVLPSARLAREEIFGPVVVVLRASDLADAIEIANGTSYALTGGIYSRSPANIERIRRSFRVGNLYINRPITGAIVDRQPFGGFKLSGIGTKAGGSDYLREFLLTRTVTENTLRRGFAPEDDPVGTESIGTGL; translated from the coding sequence ATGGCGATCGCGACGGGAAGCCGGGGAGACTCCCCATCCGCAATAACTCCGGTCGAGATCGAGGCTCGAGTACGGGAGATCGGCCGCGACCTCTTCCGCCGGATCGGCCGGGGTGCGACTCCCTTTCAACGCGCCTGGTGGGACGACAAGTTCATGGGCCTGACCATGGGCGATCCCGCCGTCAAGGTCCAGCTGTTTCGCTTCATCGATGCCCTGCCAGCCCTGAAGGACGCGACCTCGGTCCGTCGCCACCTTCGCGAGTTTTTAGATGAGGCCGGGGCGAAGGTTCCAAGTTGGATGAACGTCGCCGTCGATCTCGCCCCCGAGGGCTCGATGCGTGCCGAACTCCTCGCGGCGACGGCAACCTGGGCAGCCACGAACATGGCTCGAAGGTTCATCGCCGGCTCGGATCCGCGAGAGGCCTTGCAGACGGTGCTTCGCCTACGCCAGCGAGGAATCGGATTCACTGCGGACCTCCTCGGAGAGGCCGTCATCAGTGAGGCTGAAGCCGACATCTACCAGCAATCATGCCTCAGCTTGATCAGCGGATTAGTCGGCTCCCTGGACGACGAGCCCGAACGGCCTGGGATCGACCGCGGTTTTGATGGGCCCGTGCCCAGGGTGAATCTCTCGATCAAACTGACCAGCCTGACAACCGATTTCGATGCGCTTCATGCGGAGGCGACCGCGGCAGCCGTTTGCGGTCGTTTGCGGCCGATCCTTCGCGAGGCGCAACGGCTCGGCGCCTACGTTCACGTCGACATGGAGCAATATGCCCACAAAGACCTGACCCTAGAGATCTTCCGACGGGTCCTGTCCGAACCCGAATTCCTGAACTGGCCGGATGTCGGCATCGTCGCCCAGGCTTATCTGGCGGAGACGTTCGACGATCTAAAAGGCCTGCGGGACTGGGCGGAGGCTCGAGGAACGCCGGTGACGATCCGGTTGGTGAAGGGTGCTTATTGGGATTACGAGGTCATCCACGCACAGGAGGCAGGCTGGCCAGTCCCGGTCTACACCGAGAAGTGGCAATCCGACGCCAATTTCGAGCGATGTTCCCGCTTTCTCATGGAGAATTCACGGGTCCTTCGCCCGGCCCTGGCGAGTCATAACGTCCGCAGCCTGGCCGCCGGGTTGGCCGTCGCCGAGTCTCTGGGCGTGCCCAAGAACGCGTATGAGCTCCAGGTGCTTCACGGTATGGGGGAGCCAATCGCCCGCGCGCTTGTGGCCTCAGAATATCGGGTGCGAGTTTACACGCCATATGGGGCTATCTTGCCTGGAATGGCCTACCTCGTGCGTCGGCTCCTGGAAAATACGTCGAACGAGTCGTTCCTCAAGGCCAGCTTCGTCGATCGCCGCGAGGTCGACGACTTGCTCAGAAACCCTGAAGAGGTCGGCACCATGCTCGGAATCCGACGACGGACGAAGGCGACACCGGCCGTCGTCATCCAGGCCCCCTTCTGCAACGAACCGTTGACGGATTTCACGCGAAGACCTGCCCGCGAGGCTATGCTCGCCGCACTGAAACGCGTCGAGGGCGCGTTGGGGCGGACATACCCGCTCAGGCTCGATGGAAATGAGATCAGGAGCACCGGCACGCTCGATTCGACCGACCCGGGGCGTTCCTCTCGCCTGGTCGGTCGGTTTGCCATGGCAACCGCCGATCACGCATCCCTGGCAGTGCGAATCGCCCGCGAGGCGGCGCCCGGCTGGGCCGCGACACCGGCCTCCGATCGAGCGGCCGTCCTGATGCGGGCCGCGGTCATCCTCCGCGAGCGAAAATTCGATCTCGCCGCCTGGGAAGTTTACGAGTGTGCCAAGCCCTGGCGCGAGGCCGACGGTGACGTCGCCGAGGCGATCGACTTCTGCGAGTTCTATGCTCGCGAGATGCTCAGGCTCGCCCAACCGGTGGTCCGCGACGTCCCCGGCGAGACCAACCGCATCGAGGTCATCCCAAGGGGTGTGGCCGTGGTGATTCCACCCTGGAATTTCCCGCTCGCGATCCCCTGCGGCATGACGGTCGCAGCCCTCGTCGCAGGCAACCCTGTGATCCTCAAGCCCGCCGAGCAGTCCCCAACGATCGCCTGGCACCTGGCTGAAATCCTTGGAGAGGCAGGCCTACCTCCGGGAGTCCTTCAGTTCCTCCCGGGCGAAGGCGAGGACATCGGCCGCGCGCTCGTCGAGGATCCGGGTGTCGACCTGATCGCGTTCACCGGCTCGGTCAAGGTTGGGCTCGAAATCAACCGATCTGCGGCGCAATCGCGCCCGGGCATGGATCACGTCAAGCGGGTCATCGCCGAGATGGGAGGGAAGAATGCAATCATCATCGATGATGACGCCGACCTCGACGAGGCGGTTCTCGGGGTCGTGCGTAGCGCATTCGGTTATTCGGGCCAGAAATGCTCGGCCTGCTCTCGGGTCATCGTCCTCGACCGGATCTACGAGGCGTTCGTCGTGCGTCTGGCCGAGGCCGCACGTGCCGTCGTGATCGGCCAGGCCGAAGACCCCGAGACTGTCGTCGGCCCCCTCATTGATGCCGAAGCCGCCGATCGGATCCGCATGTACTCCGGTCTCGCCGAGACCGAGGGCCGCGTCGTGGCACGTGGAAATCCTGGCCCGCTTGTGCAACACGGCCACTTTGTTGCGCCGATCGTAGTTGCCGACGTGCTTCCCTCGGCCCGCCTAGCCCGGGAGGAAATTTTCGGTCCGGTAGTCGTTGTTTTGCGAGCTTCAGACTTAGCGGACGCGATCGAGATTGCCAATGGGACGTCCTACGCCCTGACGGGCGGAATCTATTCGCGAAGTCCTGCGAACATCGAGCGTATCCGCCGATCGTTCCGAGTCGGGAACCTCTACATCAACCGCCCGATCACCGGCGCAATCGTCGACCGGCAGCCATTCGGCGGCTTCAAGCTCTCGGGCATCGGCACAAAGGCGGGTGGATCCGATTATCTCCGAGAATTCCTTTTGACTCGTACCGTGACCGAGAACACACTCCGACGAGGGTTCGCTCCCGAAGACGATCCGGTCGGTACTGAGTCGATTGGCACGGGGCTTTAA